In one window of Plasmodium cynomolgi strain B DNA, chromosome 13, whole genome shotgun sequence DNA:
- a CDS encoding Tat binding protein 1(TBP-1)-interacting protein (putative) translates to MKTHTCKHLIETNELHDLIKNKREHLLFDTSWYNIRQGEKDKNSFDDHDQAERIEGSISFNSIVTSNENPNFSFFFPTQEEFFSYLRKLLLESLMDIKINTLENLPVIFYEKDEIFYAPRIWFMFKLHGFQNVQILNGGLNKWLNEERDVMATDGNAQGNGHLPQSDKIIQVDKLIKEHVEKNKKQISENRKRSIYHYADIDNFVTGRKKQNDDMGLFVLVDTRPNSSFSALLPINEKEKVDNFIPFSVNIPYHHFIRSHDEKYKFFTFKNEAEIKNICDQYDLLNEQKTVISTCNKGISACVLLFLLHQLNKPLHQLALYYGSFVDYKFRKYALQ, encoded by the coding sequence ATGAAAACGCACACGTGTAAGCATCTCATCGAGACGAACGAGCTGCACGACCTtataaagaacaaaaggGAGCATTTGCTGTTTGATACAAGCTGGTACAATATCAGGCAGGgggaaaaggataaaaactCCTTTGATGACCACGATCAGGCAGAAAGAATAGAAGGAAGCATCTCCTTCAACTCGATAGTTACCTCCAATGAAAAtcccaatttttcttttttcttcccaactCAAGAAGAGTTTTTCTCCTACTTGAGAAAGCTACTGCTGGAAAGTCTAAtggacataaaaataaatacactaGAAAACCTGCCTGTAATTTTCTacgaaaaggatgaaatattttatgcccCCAGAATTTGGTTCATGTTCAAATTGCATGGAttccaaaatgtgcaaattttaAATGGCGGCTTGAATAAATGGCTCAATGAGGAAAGAGACGTGATGGCAACAGATGGAAACGCACAGGGGAATGGGCATCTTCCCCAGAGTGACAAAATTATCCAAGTCGATAAACTGATAAAAGAacatgtagaaaaaaacaaaaaacaaataagtgAAAATAGGAAAAGAAGCATATACCATTATGCAGATATAGACAATTTCGTTACcggaaggaagaaacaaaatgatgacaTGGGACTCTTTGTCCTTGTGGATACGAGGCCGAATAGCTCCTTTAGCGCTCTGTTGCCCattaatgaaaaggaaaaagtggatAATTTCATTCCCTTTTCGGTTAACATACCTTATCATCATTTTATTAGAAGCCATGAtgagaaatataaattttttacttttaaaaatgaggcCGAAATAAAGAACATTTGTGACCAGTACGATCTTCTAAATGAGCAGAAGACGGTCATATCGACATGCAACAAAGGAATCAGTGCCTGTGTTTTACTCTTCCTTTTGCACCAGCTAAATAAGCCGCTCCACCAACTGGCACTGTACTATGGGAGCTTCGTCGATTACAAGTTTAGGAAGTACGCCCTTCAGTAG